TTACGAAGCTGAGTGTCACCAGTCAAGGGATTTCTTTAACAAACAACTCTGGCCGCACTGGGCGGATCTGGAAGAAGGTGTCAAGCTTGAACTGGTTCCTTACGGAAAGGCAAATGTAAGTATGGTTATCATAGTGGCTCCTACTATAGatgagacaattttattatagaATTTCCCACTTGGAgatgattaattttttatctaaatatatagtatatgttattgcgttttaacaaaaaacaataggTATAAAGGttatgacttttattttaaaataaaccaaaattaaaaggCTTACACTTTTTGATTTAATatcttacaagttttaaattagccacgattaaaatttgttctttttaaaCCGCAAAATAGTTTAGAAACAGTTGCTAACACGGTCGAACTTGGAAATATTACACTGATTGTTATATGGTTGTGATATGGTttacaaaaaggtaaaaataaaaaatgtacattttaagcTTAAAGTCTCATATGGTAAATGTGTGAAACGTTTTCCTACACACActttatatacgagtatgtgtGTTACTGCGTATCTATTCTACCTTAAAAAAGTGCACTTTTAGATCCCAaatgtaacacaatttttttcccttaaacgaaattaaattaacatgtttATTAGTTTCACGAAAAACTGAGTACTTTATTAGACCTCTTAGACCagtctatatatatattcctGTCTGTATGTATTCAAGTCTGTATGTAACGCCTCTctaaaaatttcttaaagttatcgaagaaaatatatatatatatatatatatatatatatatatatatatatatatatatatatattcgataaCAGTCTTAAATTGGAATTCAAAATGTCATACAACGTTTATTGAATAATGCCTAAACTGAATACTACACAAAATACACTGTAGCAGCACTGCACACAAGGTGCACGCCCTTTACAGTCATTAAGAACCCACCGCAACACAAGGTGTTCTGTGATTGCAGCACACTGAATACGACGGGCAGTGGCTGTTCCAGTGTGACCATGGCGAGTCAGAGTGTCTGGCCAACAAGCTGCACGCCCTTTACAGTCATTAAGAACCCACCGCAACACAAGGTGTTCTGTGATTGCAGCACACTGAATACGACGGGCAGTGGCTGTTCCAGTGTGACCATGGTGAGTCAGAGTGTCTGGCCAACAAGCTGCACGCCCTTTACAGTCATTAAGAACCCACCGCAACACAAGGTGTTCTGTGATTGCAGCACACTGAATACGACGGGCAGTGGCTGTTCCAGTGTGACCATGGCGAGTCAGAGTGTCTGGCCAACAAGCTGCACGCCCTTTACAGTCATTAAGAACCCACCGCAACACAAGGTGTTCTGTGATTGCAGCACACTGAATACGACGGGCAGTGGCTGTTCCAGTGTGACCATGGCGAGTCAGAGTGTCTGGCCAACAAGCTGCACGCCCTTTACAGTCATTAAGAACCCACCGCAACACAAGGTGTTCTGTGATTGCAGCACACTGAATACGACGGGCAGTGGCTGTTCCAGTGTGACCATGGCGAGTCAGAGTGTCTGGCCAACAAGCTGCACGCCCTTTACAGTCATTAAGAACCCACCGCAACACAAGGTGTTCTGTGATTGCAGCACACTGAATACGACGGGCAGTGGCTGTTCCAGTGTGACCATGGCGAGTCAGAGTGTCTGGCCAACAAGCTGCACGCCCTTTACAGTCATTAAGAACCCACCGCAACACAAGGTGTTCTGTGATTGCAGCACACTGAATACGACGGGCAGTGGCTGTTCCAGTGTGACCATGGCGAGTCAGAGTGTCTGGCCAACAAGCTGCACGCCCTTTACAGTCATTAAGAACCCACCGCAACACAAGGTGTTCTGTGATTGCAGCACACTGAATACGACGGGCAGTGGCTGTTCCAGTGTGACCATGGCGAGTCAGAGTGTCTGGCCAACAAGCTGCACGCCCTTTACAGTCATTAAGAACCCACCGCAACACAAGGTGTTCTGTGATTGCAGCACACTGAATACGACGGGCAGTGGCTGTTCCAGTGTGACCATGGCGAGTCAGAGTGTCTGGCCAACAAGCTGCACGCCCTTTACAGTCATTAAGAACCCACCGCAACACAAGGTGTTCTGTGATTGCAGCACACTGAATACGACGGGCAGTGGCTGTTCCAGTGTGACCATGGCGAGTCAGAGTGTCTGGCCAACAAGGTGCACGCCCTTTACAGTCATTAAGAACCCACCGCAACACAAGGTGTTCTGTGATTGCAGCACACTGAATACGACGGGCAGTGGCTGTTCCAGTGTGACCATGGCGAGTCAGAGTGTCTGGCCAACAAGCTGCACGCCTGCGTCATCAAGAAACTGCAAACTCACCCGACCAAAATGATAAAGTGTATCAAATGTTTGATGACTAAGAAAGACCAGCTCAGCAGCCTCTCTGATGTAAGTTGTAGCAACTTTCTAGGTTACAACAGTTTCCACAGGTTTGTAATCACAAACACTGGTCATATACAACTTCACAAGATAGAAGTTACTTCCAGTGTTACAAAGACATAAAGTAAATACGATAAATCTATTCTTTCATTTGGTAACTAACATTCTAAATGTATTCACCTGATCAGATATAACCAAACCATTTCAATTTTGGCACTTGATCAACAAGTCTGATTAAGGTTAGTACTTTTTATAGGACTTTGAATGATATTGAATAAACTTTGGCTATTATCTATATTGGTGATCAGGTTTTGTTAGGTTTGATACATTTAATCAAGTGTGATATTTGTATGTAACGCCTCTctaaaaatttcttaaagttatcgaagaaaataaaaaacccaaCCGAAATACTGGAAAATGTTTGGCcacatatatttacaattatttttgttattaaaaattatatactgtacTATTATATACCGTACTGTACTATGTTATACCGTACTGTACTATGTTATACCGTACTGTACTATGTTATACCGTACTGTACTATGTTATACCGCACTGTACTATGTTATACCGTACTGTACTATGTTATACCGTACTGTACTTTATAACTAAGTTGCATTAAGTCGCACCAATATGTCTTCTTCATCTTGACCGATCTTCTGTATCTTTCTCTGTAGCTCCAGTTACACCCAAATCAGATTTTACTTGGTCCCACCATCTCTGCCTTGGCCTTCCTCCAGGGTTTCTTTTACTAAGCTGTTTTAGTCGACATTTCTCTTCTATTCTGAGTACGTTTCCAGCCCACTTGAGTCATCTGCACTTTATCTTGCTCACTACGTCACTACTCTGGTATAGAAAACCCTGATTTTCCTTTCTCTTCCTTTCACTTTGTTCACACGTTGGTCCATATACTTCCGCGTACTTTATTCTCAAAGACTATTCATTTTGTTCCTCTTTCTTGTGTACTTTCCAACTTTAACACCCAAAAAGGAAAACTTGGTATATAATTGGTTTATGCagtcttattttgtttttcttgacAGGATGTTAAACATTATCTTGTTACAGGCGTATTTACATCTACTAGCAATATTTACCCGGTTTTGTATTTCTGGTCcatttgtattgttaattaatattactatccacaattatttaaaactatttgcttttATAAACTCGTGTCTATATATCTCTAATTCAATTTGGATTTCTCGTAAAGTACTGTATACTGTTTTTCAACATTCATTCATCATtcaatgcaattttttctgtATATCCTCCATGTATAAACACAAAGAATATTTGTATAGCTTTACTTTACTATGTTTACTTTGTTTTAGTGCTTAAATGAGATATTTCTAAAAGCAGAAACTGATAAGTACTGGGAGTGCTTATTGTCGCCTGAAACAGACGAGCTACTTGTAAAGCATGGAGATCGCACGCATAAAATGTTTACACACTTGGACAGTACGCCGAAAATCGTATTTAACGACGTaagtattttatctttattttctaTGATTGaaattaaagatacatttttaattggcAATTTATCGAGTTAATTTCTCTGCTGCTTTTTTTTAAAGAAGCTaagtataaataacatttcaaaaattactcTCCCCATAAATTCCAACTGCTACATTTGGTACATACAAAATACAGTGTCTGCAACAACCCGTTCTAATCGTGacaataatgaattacttaaaagataATCAGAAAAGGTAACAGTAGTTTGCAGacgattgtttttaacattttttcttactGACTCAGTTAAATAATTGTTAACGCTAGGTCTGTGTTTAGaaacatttgataaatgtttgtaaaacatttgtaaaaacacAAAGGCACTAATGTTCCTTTGTTACACAATGCTCATTTTATTgctgataattatttaaaaccaccAGTTTGATGGATAACGAATAATCGATACTCTGATTCTTTCCAAATTTAAATGGTTTCGTTATTGTCTAATGTTCTGCTGTCGAATCATTAATTAGTGCATACATTCAAATtaacaaaagttttgaaaattgaaaacagCACATAGTAGACATATACGTGTTTGTTAGAGAAGTGCATGAATATGTGTGTACATATTTACTATTTTCCCTACTGATTACACCAAAGAACTGTTAAAACTCACTTTTTTCATCttgtattgttgttaatattttactaactaATTACTGTTGTGTTTAAATACTAAGTACAACGATCTCATGAAAATGCAATACATTACAATGTTTTTGTTCACATGGGTTATTAATCACATAGGTaccatacatttatattttataaccagGCATCCTATATATTCcacgtatatatatattgcaCTTTTATAATCACTATAAATCTAGTCAATAGAAAATAAGCAATCTAAATGTATGGCAATTTACATAGAAAGTATACGACAAATGTAATGACAATAATCACACATGAAATTTATAACAATCTAAATGTGTGCCAATGAACATACAACGTATACGACAAATGTAATGACAATAATCACACATGAAATTTATAACAATCTAAATGTGTGCCAATGAACATACAACGTATACGACCAAATGTAATGACAATAATCACACATGAAATTTATAACAATCTAAATGTGTGCCAATGAACATACAACGTATACGACAAATGTAATGACAATAATCACACATGAAATTTATAACAATCTAAATGTGTGCCAATGAACATACAACGTATACGACAAATGTAATGACAATAATCACACATGAAATTTATAACAATCTAAATGTATGCCAATGTACATACAACGTATACGACAAATGTAATGACAATAATCACAcatgaaatttataacaatataaatgtatgcCAATGAACATACAACGTATACGATAAATGTAATGACAATAATCACacatgtaatttataacaatataaatgtatgcCAATGAACATACAACGTATACGACAAAAATGTAATGACAATAATCACAcatgaaatttataacaatataaatgtatgcCAATGAACATACAACATATACGACAAATGTAATGACAATAATCACACATGAAATTTATAACAATCTAAATGTATGCCAATGAACATACAACGTATACGACAAATGTAATGACAATAATCACACATGAAATTTATAACAATCTAAATGTGTGCCAATGAACATACAACGTATACGACAAATGTAATGACAATAATCACACATGAAATTTATAACAATCTACATGTGTGCCAATGAACATACAACGTATACGACAAATGTAATGACAATAATCACACATGAAATTTATAACAATCTAAATGTATGCCAATGAACATACAACGTATACGACAAATGTAATGACAATAATCACACATGAAATTTATAACAATCTAAATGTGTGCCAATGAACATACAACGTATACGACAAATGTAATGACAATAATCACACATGAAATTTATAACAATCTAAATGTATGCCAATGAACATACAACGTATACGACAAATGTAATGACAATAATCACACATGAAATTTATAACAATCTAAATGTGTGCCAATGAACATACAACGTATACGACAAATGTAATGGCAATAATCACAcatgaaatttataacaatataaatgtgtGCCAATGAACATACAACGTATACAACAAATGTAATGACAATATTCACacatgtaatttataacaatctAAATGTATGCCAATGAACATACAACGTATACGACAAATGTAATGACAATAATCACACATGAAATTTATAACAATCTAAATGTATGTCAATGAACATACGACGTATACGACAAATGTAATGGCAATAATCACACATGAAATTTATAACAATCTAAATGTATGCCAATGAACATAAAACGTATACGACAAATGTAATGGCAATAATCACAcatgaaatttataacaatataaatgtcTGCCAATGAACATACAACGTATACGACCAAATGTAATGGCAATAATCACACATGAAATTTATAACAATCTAAATGTGTGCCAATGAACATACAACGTATACGACAAATGTAATGACAATAATCACACATGAAATTTATAACAATCTACATGTGTGCCAATGAACATACAACGTATACGACAAATGTAATGACAATAATCACACATGAAATTTATAACAATCTAAATGTATGGCAATGAACATACAACGTATACGACAAATGTAATGACAATAATCACAcatgaaatttataacaatataaatgtatgcCAATGAACATACAACGTATACGACAAATGTAATGACAATAATCACACATGAAATTTATAACAATCTAAATGTATGCCAATGAACATACAACGTATACGACAAAAATGTAATGACAATAATCACAcatgaaatttataacaatataaatgtatgcCAATGAACATACAACATATACGACAAATGTAATGACAATAATCACAcatgaaatttataacaatataaatgtatgcCAATGAACATACAACATATACGATAAATGTAATGACAATAATCACACAtgtaatttataagaatataaatgtatGACAATGTAAACTCATTGTATATGACAATCATCATATGTATGTGCATACATGTATAAGCATACATGTGTAATTTACAACAATCTAAATGCACATACAATCTGGAGTTCTgaaaaacttcttttaaaaagAAAGATGTAAAGCATTTTTGAAATCCCTGACCCATATAgactagtaatttttatatcatactatatactgaataattttaaatttataaagtaatggGCTTAAAGTTCTTGCAAAAATATTCTTTCTATTTCAGAAATTTAGACCTCGGGAAAGCTACGAAGCTCAGAAGGACTTCACTAAGCCCATCTGTCAATATATGAAAGAAATATGCAAGAAAAAGTAATTACCATTAGGCTTACATCTATTCGATAAGACCATCACGAAGTTCTTGCCAAAGGATATTGTATAATCTAACTTTACTTTTAAGCCAACCAAGTGTCATTTTACCAGACAGAACACATTTAACTTAGTTTTGCTTTAGGTacagtacatttaaaacaaagttacttGATCAATGCATATATCAGAGCACTCCAGAACCTATTAAATGTAAATGATACTGCAGTTTAAAGTTTCAatcggtaaaatatttattttgtaattatgaaaTTGTGTTATACATACATTTCTCTTATACGACTAACACAAGATTCCAGAAACCCCATTCATACGTTACCTcaataaaaatagttcttttgaGCTGTAATACCACAAAACGTTGGGTGGCTGTGAACGTTTTATATGTGCTTAGAGGTTGGAACAGAGGTTAAAAGTCCAAATTTTCGACTTCCGTGAATGATTACTTGTTTTACTCATATCCTATTTTACTCATCTCCAAGTCACGGAAAGTTCAGGATAACGTTCTTTTACATTGCAAAATAAGCTCCAAGTGTTCGTTTACTACGAGAAACCAATTTATTGGCTTGGATCGAGATGTTACGACCAAACTAACAAAAAGCTCCGTGCTCTAAGACTAGCAAATCTTCTTCCAGGTGATTGTGTATGACGAGGATACAAAATGTTGGCTTGGATCGAGATGTTAGGCCCAAACTAACCGAAAATTCCGTGCTCTGAGACAATCAAATGTCCTTCTAAGTGATTGTGCATGACGAGGATAAAATATATTGGCTTGGATCGAGATGTTACGACCAAACTAACAAAAAGCTCCGTGCTCTGAGACAACCAAATCTCCTTCCAAGTGATTATGCATGACGAgaatacatacaatatattagCTTGGATCGAGATGTTAGGCCCAAACTAACAAAAAACCGTGCTCTGAGACAATCAAATGTCCTTCTAAGTGATTGTGCATGACAAGGATAAAATATATTGGCTTGAATCGAGATGTTAGGCCCAAACTAACTAAAAACTCCGTGCTCTGAGACTAGCAAATCTCCTTCCAAGTGATTGTGCATTACGAGCATACAATTTATTGGCTTGGATTGAGAAGTAAGGGcgaaccaataaccaataactttgttaaaagtgttattgatgatatatagtttaaaaggttaatagaattttggaaa
The Homalodisca vitripennis isolate AUS2020 chromosome 1, UT_GWSS_2.1, whole genome shotgun sequence DNA segment above includes these coding regions:
- the LOC124354178 gene encoding GILT-like protein 1; this encodes MFQAVKLSIYYEAECHQSRDFFNKQLWPHWADLEEGVKLELVPYGKANHTEYDGQWLFQCDHGESECLANKLHACVIKKLQTHPTKMIKCIKCLMTKKDQLSSLSDCLNEIFLKAETDKYWECLLSPETDELLVKHGDRTHKMFTHLDSTPKIVFNDKFRPRESYEAQKDFTKPICQYMKEICKKKNIRQGLSLQL